TCTGTAAATTCCGGTGAAATAGGCTTCAGTATAATATCATCAATATCAAAAGCAAAATCCGAAGTATTGGCGCCGCTGTCAGCAGAAAAACCAAGCATTCCGCTGCCTATATTGGCGCTTTCGGTGAACTTTAGCTTGAAAACCTGCCATGTATCAGACAGTGCAGGCAGTGAACCGTCTGCATTTGTTAGCTGCAAAGAATGCTCGGTTCCATCTGCATTCAGTGTTTTAATATACGGCACAAGCGTATGCCCCGCTTCCTGTGCCCTTGCGCGAAAGGATAAAATATAATTTTTACCGGCAGTTCTGGATATATACTGCCGGATGCCCCGGGTTTCCAGATCGTTCTCATTGCTGCTGTTTGCGGACTGAATCACTGTAATATACGGATTGTCAGCAGTTACTGCGCTTACCTGCGTATTCTCTCCCTTCAGCCAGGTATCGCTCACATTGGATCCGGTCTGAAATCCGTTCCACAAGCCCTTTGTCTCGAACGGAAAAGAGAAATTTCCGTTAAATGGCGTGTCCAGTTTTTCAATTTTTATTTCGTCCAGCAAAAAACTGCAATCCGTTCCGCTTCCCTGTCCGGATAAATCGTCAAAAATTCTTGTGTAGAACGTTGCTGGTAATTCGCTGTACACACTGTAAAGCCAGTTATTCGGCTTATAAATGCACTCGTAATACTGCCAATCCTTAGTTAACGCTGTGACGGTGCCATGCGCATCTGACATGGCAAGCTTTGAATAATTTCTTACATATGAAGAATTTTGATTTGCGGAAAAAACAGTTGTGCCGTCTTCGTTCTTAATGCCGGAAAAATCAAAGTATCCCGCAAGATATTTACCAACAGCCGACTCGTTGCTCGCCTTGGCAAACCAGGAGATTTTGTAAACCGCACCGGGAATAATTGATAATGCTGAATTTAACATAACACCGCCGTTTCCGTTTGAAGGAACGACAGAGATACAGCCGGAATCATCCATACCGCCTGCTTCCTGCAGGGACATCGCAGCGCCCATGCCTTTTAAAGCAACAGCTGTACCGTCAAAGGATTCGTGCAGCAAAAGATTATTTTCATGTACCATTTCTGCAGGATATACCGGTTCAACGATGAAATCATCCGCGAGAAAGCTGACATTTGCCGAACCACCCCGGAAGTCGATGCTGCAATCCGGCGAATAAATCTTGGCTTGCCCGTTGCCTGTTGTGCAGGTTTCAGCAACTGTATAGGTGTTAAAATATCTAACCCAGCCATTTCCAACATTCTCACGGTTTACAAGGCGCACGCTTTGATATCCTGTTCCGGAGGATGATGTAATTTCGCCGTTTTCATTTTCCTCTTCATAGTGAAAAAATAAGGTGACACGAGGATTCCCAAGTAGCTCCTCCGATTTAACGTTTACAGAAAACAGGTATTCCCTGCCGGAATATAACCTGAGTCCGTTCTTAAAAAAACCGCCTTTTTCATCTGTACCATTGGTAATTGACAACGAGCCAGAAGAGCCTCCAAATCCTCCGCTTATCTTTGTAAGGGAAGCACCATAGCTTGCTTTGATGTCTTCTTGATCCAATTCAAAGGTTAAATGCATAGAGTCAGATAAATCTAAGCTGTCTACACCAAAAACACAAGGAAATACAGCTATTAACATCAGCAATGCCGTTAAAATAGAACATACATACTTTTTCATTATACTTTCTCCTCTCATTTATAATTGAAACTGAAGTTATTTTAACATAGTTTTTATCAAATGTCAATATACACATCATTGAATGATGTGTATATTGACATCATTTTTCAGTAGACTAAATTTGAAAGGATTGATAATATGATATGTGATAGAATTAAAAAGTTAAGAGAACAATACCATTTAAGTCAGGTAGATTTGGCAAAAAAACTAAATATTGCGCGTACCAGCGTTTTGGCATGGGAAAATCAAACTTCTGCACCTGCAATGAAACACATAATTTTAATGGCTAAGTTGTTCCGCGTAACGACAGATTATTTACTGGAGGTCGACAATAAACGCATGTTGTCGCTTGATAATTTAAGCGATGAAGAAATTGCAATTATTTGTAGCTTGTTAAATTATTTTGACAAGAACAAACAGCTTGACAATCAAGAATAAAAAGCAAAATATAAGAAACATTTATTTCCATTTACAAATTTCGTTTAAAACAAAACTGCCATTTTTCACATAAAAAACAAAGTGTGTTTTAGATTTTTATTGTTTTTTGCTTTTGCGATTTTAAATAGCCTAAAACATTTGACATTCGCTGCAAATTATGCTAATATTCCTATTGCAGACGATAAACTGCAAAATTATTTGAAAAGAGGTTTTGAGACGATGCAGATGAATTATATCAGAGAGTTGCCCGGTCCGGAGGAAATCAAAGAACGATATCCGCTTTTACCGGAATATGCAGCAAAAAAGCAGCAGTTTGACGACCAGGTGAAAAAAGTCTTTACGGGCGAGTCTGACAAGTTTATTCTGCTGATCGGCCCCTGCTCAGCAGACAATGAAACTGCAGTTTTAGACTACTGCACACGGCTGAAAAAGTTGCAGGATAAAGTTTTTGATAAAATTTTAATCGTACCTCGTGTTTACACAAATAAGCCCCGCACCACAGGCGAAGGATATAAGGGCATGCTGCACCAGCCAGATCCCACAAAAAAAGCGGACATGCTTCATGGTATTTTAGCAATCAGGAAGCTGCATACAGACGTAATTGCCGAAACCGGCTTTTTCTGTGCCGATGAGATGCTGTATCCTGAGAATTACAGGTACCTTTCCGATTTGCTGTCATATGTTGCAGTAGGCGCACGTTCTGTGGAAAACCAGCAGCACCGTTTAACCTGCAGCGGAATTAATGTTCCTGTGGGAATGAAAAATCCCACCAGTGGAGACTATTCCGTTATGTTAAACTCCATTATCGCGGCCCAGCATGGCCACACCTTTATTTATGGCGGCTGGGAGGTTAAGACAGAAGGCAACCCCTACGCCCATGCAATTTTGCGCGGTTCTGTGAACAAACACGGCCAGGCAAATCCCAACTACCACTACGAGGATTTAATCCGTCTGCACGACCTTTATGCCGCAAAAAACCTGCAGAACATGGCCTTAGTGGTTGACGCCAACCACTCTAACTCAAACAAACAATATTTAGAACAGATTCGAATTTGCAAAGAGGTGCTTCACAGCTGCAGGCACTCGAACGACATTAAGCAGTTTGTGAAAGGCTTTATGATTGAAAGCTATATTGAAGACGGCAGCCAGAAAATTGAAGACGGCGTGTATGGAAAATCCATCACAGACCCGTGTTTAGGATGGGAAAAAACAGAACGGCTGATTTTAGATATCGCCGACCTGCTTTAAATTAAAAAAAATTTTTTAAGGAGGAATTGCAATGGTTGACAACAATGAGCATTTAAAGGATGTGGCTCTCCGAATTAGAAACGCCAGAGAGATTTTGGGTCTTTCAGAAGAAATTATGGCCCAAAACACAGATATTACCGCAGACGAGTATAAAGCTTATGAAAACGGAGAGAAGGACTTTGATTTCACATTCATTTATAAGTGCGCAAAGTGCCTCAACCTGGATCCGACTGATTTGCTCAAAGGCGCAAGTCCCACGCTGACCAGCTACGAGGTTACAAGGCGCGGCGGCGGCCTGCCCATTACGCGGAAAGAGGGCTATGAATATAAAAATCTGGCCTCTATGTTTAAAAACAAAACGTCGGAGCCTTATCACGTTATTATTCCTTACCTTGAAAATGCCGGTGAGGGCGAAGCTTCTTCCCATAAGGGACAGGAGTTCGACATTGTGGTGAAAGGCCGCCTTAAGATGACTGTTGGCAGCAACACGGAAATTTTAGAAGCCGGCGACACCATTTATTATAACAGTGCCACGCCTCACAGAATGGTGGCTATGGACGGTAACGACGTTGAGATTTATGCTATCGTCATGAAAGATGTAGACGCATTGGGCGATAACACTGCGTATGACGACATGCCCTATAAAAATTTTCAAACGGATGCTGACGTTTACAGCAAGTTCATTAACACGGTGGAAGACAAAGAAGGCCGTTTGGTTGACATTTCATTTCACAACGCAGAGGAGTTTAATTTTGCGTTTGATTGTATCGACGTGCTGGCGGAGAAATGCCCCGATAAACTGGCAATGCTGTTCATTTCTCACGACAAGCAGGAAAAGCGGTTTACGTTCCGTGACATCAGCCGGTATTCTTCCATGACCGCGAATTATTTTGAATCGCTGGGCATTAAAAAGGGCGACAGGGTTATGTTGGTGCTGAAAAGGCACTACCAATTCTGGTTCTCTATTTTGGCGCTGCACAAAATTGGTGCAGTTGTCATTCCTGCCACTCACCTGCTGGTGGAACACGATTTTGACTATCGCTTTCAATCTGCAGGCGTCAGCGCCATTGTCTGCACGGCTGACACCGACGTATCCCATCAGGTGGATTTAGCGGAGAAAAACTATCAAAAAATTACAAAAATTTTAGTTGGCGGCCAGCGTGACGGCTGGCACAACTTTAACGAGGAAATGCCTGCATTTTCCGATACATATGAAAGAAAACCCGATTCTGCCTGCGGCTCAGACCCGTTACTTATGTTCTTTACGTCGGGTACCACAGGATATCCGAAAATTGCAACACACAACCACAAATATCCGCTGGGACATTTTATCACGGCAAAATACTGGCACAACGTAAACCCTGACGGAATTCACTTTACCATTTCCGACACTGGGTGGGGAAAAGCCCTTTGGGGAAAGCTTTACGGCCAATGGCTGTGTGAAGCAGCAATTTTTGTGTATGACTTTGATAAGTTTCAGGCAGACGACATTCTGCCCATGTTCAAAAAATATAATATTACCACTTTCTGTGCCCCCCCAACCATGTACCGCTTCTTTATTAAAGAGGATTTGTCGCAGTATGACCTTTCTTCTCTGGAATATACCACAACCGCCGGCGAGGCGTTAAACCCGGAAGTGTATGAACAGTGGAAAAAGGCAACAGGGCTGCGCCTGATGGAAGGATTTGGGCAGACAGAAACCACCCTTACAGTTGGAACACTGCGCGGCATGGTGGCAAAGCCAGGCTCAATGGGCAGACCCTCCCCGCTTTACGATGTGGATGTTGTGTTAGACGACGGCACAAGTGCTGGCGTTGGTGAAACCGGCGAGGTTGTTGTAAGAACCGACAAAAATGAACCCTGCGGTTTATTTATGGGCTATTACGGCGACGAGGAAAACACGAAAAAGGCTTGGCACGACGGACTTTATCACACCGGCGACCTAGCCTGGCGCGACGAAGATGGATACCTTTGGTTTGTGGGCAGGATTGACGATGTGATTAAATCCTCCGGCTACCGGATTGGGCCGTTTGAAATTGAAAGCGTTATCATGGAGCTTCCCTATGTTTTAGAATGTGCCGTTACAGCTGTGCCGGACGAAATTAGGGGACAGATTGTAAAAGCATCTATTGTGCTGACCAAAAATACACAGGGATCCGATGCGCTGAAAAAGGAAATTCAGGATTATGTAAAAACCCACACAGCGCCCTATAAATATCCACGGGTGGTGGAATTTTTAGAAGAACTTCCGAAAACCATCAGCGGAAAAATCAGGCGTGTGGAATTAAGGGAAACAAAATAAGCAAAAAACATAAGCCCATCTGTTAAACAGATGGGCTTATTTGCTGCTGGTCTAATTCCCGTTTACGCACCGTTCGTATATTTTTCCAATACCACACCGCATATGTAATGGCTAAGGGTATCACGGCAACCGTCCAGGCCGAGGGTTCAATGAGACACACCAGCGTATAACTTTTTACATACTGCGTTACCAAAGACAGCGTTGTACGCGTAACAAGCTCAATGGCGCAGGCAATTACCGGAATAATGGAAAGGCCGATTCCGTGCATGGTGTTCCGAAGCGCCTCCACCGGCGACACAAACAGAAACGCAGGAACCATAAATAAAATATACCGCACAGAAAACTGCACAATTTCTTTTACATTTTTGTCCCCGCTAACAAACAATAAAACAAGATTTTTTCCGAACAGCAGCATCACCAGCGCGGCAAAAGCCCCCAAAAGAACAGAGATGAAGCAAGACACCTTAACGCCCCTGTGAATGCGTTCTATGTTCCCTGCCCCGGCGTTTTGGTTCACATAGGTCACCATTGCGGCCCCCACAGAATTGAACAGACCGAACAAAATATTGATAATGCGCCCAACTGCGGTAGTAGCGGCAATGGCCGCCGTGCCAAACAAATTAATCGCACTCTGCCCAATCATGCCGCCTCCGGAAATCAGTGAGTTCTGAAAAAACATGGGAATTCCAATGCGCAGGCATCGGCCGGCAATTATCTTATCAAAAATGCATTGTTGTCTTGAAAAAATCAGGTCTGGGAACTTTTTCAAAATCGCCGCGGCGCAAAAAATACATGCGGCAACCTGTGATATTACCGTTGCCAGCGCCGCACCCCAAACGCCAGTATGTACCACAGCAATGAAAAACACGTCCAAAACAATGTTTACAACTGAGCTTAACACCAAGGAGTAAAACGGAATTTTGCTGTTTCCCATGGCGCGAATCATGCCTGACAGCAGGTTATAACACATGGTAAACACTGTTCCCGCCAGAATGACAAACACGTATGACGATGCGTCACCCAAAATTTCCTGGGGTGTTTTCATCCAAAGCAAAATTTCCTTGTGAAAAACCATGCTTAAAGGAGTCAACACCAGACTGATTGCTGCCATTAACACCAGCGACACAAAAAACGACACCTTCACGCCGTTTCCGTCTTTTGCACCCAGCCGTTGTGCAGTAACCGCCGAAAACCCCGTCATGGCGCCGCAGGCGCCCCAAATGATAAATGCACACATGTTTCCCGTTGCACCCACGGCCGCCAATGCGTCTGAACCCAAAAGGCGCCCGACAATCAACATATCCACCGTGGAGTAAAGCTGCTGAAACAGTGAGCCGAAGAAAAACGGCAGAGAAAACTTTAAAATCAGCTTTGCGGGACTTCCCGCAGTCATGTCATGAACCATAAATAACCCTCATTTTTTTAAGTTGCAAGGCTAATTATAAAGAGTTCCGTTTCTTCTGTCAAGGGGTTTTTCTCAGTAATTTAAATGTAATATTCCGTGTTGGCGGCGCCGTTAATTTATCACAGACGCGGTTAAGTAGTTTACCCCGCTAAAAGGGGGGGCTGTATTTTGTTTTGTTTGCTCTAATTCCTCTATTTTGTCAATCTCACCTGAAAGATAAGCCTTAATTCTTCTGGAAGCATTTTGATTCAGCATAATCTGTCCGCCGTAGCGTGCGCAGATTACCTCATAGCCGAAAGGCTTATAGGTCTGCATCCATTCAGAACTATGCAGCTCTTCCATGGCTTTATACAGCTGGCTTAACGCGGGAATCAGCACATCTGCTGCTTTTGCCAAATATGCTTTGTCTCCGTTCCGATATGCTTCGTCAACCTTCAGCATCAGTTCCGCCTTTTTTTGCAGAATGGTAAAGAGCAGACGGCAATACCGGTAAAAATTTTTATTTTTGTCATGTTTCATCTCTGCCGCTTCATAAAGGGCAGCAGTTTCTTTCCCGATTTTCATATACTGTCTGCAATCTTCTTCCGAAAGTGACAGGCGGTAAAAAATATTTCCCAGGACAACAGAGCGTGCCCACATCCGTTTTCCCTCTATTGTGGGCGTTGCGTTTTCCATTGCCGCAACTAAGGATGACGGTATTTTTGTCAAAAATTCGGCGGCAGACGCAATCTCTTCTCGGCTGCAGTCTATGCCGCGGTAGCAGAATTCTGAATAGGCCGTCAAAAGCGGCAATGCGTAAAACTGATTGGTGTCACAGCCGCCGTCTTCCCACAGTGTGGTAAACACCGTGTCAATATTTTCTGCTGAAATACATGTTTTAAGCGCTGTTTCTGCCCAATTGATTGTTTCACGGCTCAAAGGAAGAAACCCGAACCAAGTGTGGCTTGCTCCGGCAAAGAACGTGTTTTTTTTCAGTTCTTTGTGTTTTTTTATCATGTTCATATGGTTCGTTTTATCCACACCACCGTAGTTCCAGTAAACCATGTCCACATCCGGAATACTGTTAATCATGTCTTCCGAAAATTCACTGTCCGGGACGTAGTAATCGCCGTTTTTAGATGTCAGACGGAAAAACATATCGCTCCACATCATGGGATGAAACTCATATTTGTTACAAAGGTCACACACTTTGTTTAAATGCCGGTTTAAAATAACGGTGTGCTCGGTATACCCATGCAGTTTCAAATAATTTCCCAAACCAATGTCCCATGCTTCGTCCATGCCAATGTGAATTTTCTTTGTGCGGAAAATGCCGCGGAGGGTTTTTATCATGCATTCAATCAGTTCATAGGTTTTCGGTTCGTCAATCAGCAAAACCGATTTTGTGTCTTTCACCTCTGCTGCAGCCTGCCATTTTAAATATTGCTCCATATGTCCCAGCGTCTGGATACAGGGAATCAGTTCAACGCCCATACCAAAGGCATAATCGTCAATTTCTTTCAGTTCCTCTGCGCTGTAGCGTCCGCGCATATAGCCGAATAGGGGATATTCTTTCAATTCATAGGTGTCCTCTGTATAAAGCATCAGCATATTCATACCGAGGCAGGCCATATAGTCAATAAACTCTTTCACCTTTTCCACACGCATAACGCCGTTTCTGGAGCAGTCCAGCATTACGCCAAGATTAGAAAACGCCGGCTTCTGCCTGATTTCAAACTCTGTTTTACCCTGAGAAACACTTTGTGCAAATAAAAACAACGCCCGTGCCGTCTGCGGAACAGACAGGCCTCCCGCCTGCGCTCTGCCGTTTCTTAACGATGCAAACACACAGTTGCAGTCTATCTGCTCTATTTCCCCGTCGTAATGAAAGTCAACCAATTGAAATACCTTTTCTTTTAATAAGTCGAACGCATGTTTTTCCATAACTGAAATTCTCCTTTCATAATTGACAAATGAAATTGCATTGCCTATAATGGAATTATAATGCAGACGAATTTAAATATATATAGAAAATATGGGATAAATTCTTTAAATTCTGATATTTGGAGCCGTTATGGAAAAACAGTATAAAAAATGTATTATTTCTAAACAAATTCAATTAGACGCAATTGTGACTTTTCATGACTCAATTTACAAAAGTGATTTTTATTATGAGGGAGAAATGCACGACTTTTGGGAAGTTGTGTGCATTATTGGCGGACAGGCAGAGATTGTTGCGGGAAACAATGTGTTTTTGCTGCAGCACGGTCAGGCGGTGGTGCACCCGCCTATGGAATTTCACAATTTGCGTCCGGCAGGAGGTACCTCCATGCAGGCACTCATTGTCTCCTTTTATGCAAGCCGCATGCCGGATTTGTCCGAGCGGATTTTTAAATTAACTTCTGAAATAGTTGAGCAGTTTCAATTGCTGTGCCAAAGGGCAAAATCGTTTTTCACTTTTACCTTTTACAATGGACTCCTTACTAGTGTAATCGAAGGAAAAGAACTGGAAGCAAGCATGTTTTTGACGAAACTGGAATATTTGTTGCACCGCCTGATGACAGACGGGGCTAACGTTGCGCAGCCAAGCAGAACACAGAGCGCCCAAACCTATCAAACCATTTTAAACGTCATGGAGCAAAATTTAGACAAAAAGCTTTCCATTTGTGAACTTGCGGCGCGTTGCAGCATAGGAGAGGCAAACATGAGAAGCATTTTTCGCAAATATGCCGGGAAAGGCGTTATGAGCTATTTTAATTTAATGAAAATAAAAAAGGCAATTGTATATCTTCAGGAGGGGAAAAGTGTAAAAGAAACAGCTCTGATGCTGGGCTTTTCCGACCAAAATTATTTTAACACCGTCTTTAAACGCATGATTGGTGTACCGCCGGGAAAATATAAGGCGCCATGACGCCAGCCGGCTGGCAGACTATTGACTTGTTTTAAATTTCTTGATATAATAGAAAAAATAAAATTATACGGCAGGATACCGTTTTGGAGGTAGTTTTTTTGAAAGAAAATGTTCAGGCGGCAAAAAAAAGAGAGGGCTTTTTTGCTTCCGTTAACCGTCAGTTCCATGAGCACAAAAGCACTTTTTTTGTATATTTAATTTTAAGAATATTGGTGATCGCTTCTCTTGTTCTCTCCGCTATCCGGGGAGAATATGAAAATGTGTTTGTTTGTGCGCTGTCCCTTTTGTTGTTTATCGCACCGGCGGTGATTGAAAAAAAATTAAAGATTGACCTTCCGTCCACTTTGGAAATTATCATTCTTTTGTTCATTTTCTCGGCAGAAATTTTGGGGGAAATACATAATTACTACATGAAATTCCCCTATTGGGACTCTATGCTCCACACGCTGAACGGATTTTTGTTTGCCGCTGTGGGCTTTTCCCTTTTAGATGTGGTTAACCGCGACGCGCATTTTAAGTTTCAGCTCTCCCCGTTTTATTTGGCCATTGTTGCCTTTTGCTTTTCCATGACCATTGGCGTTTTGTGGGAGTTTTTTGAGTTTTTCTGCGACACAGTGCTCCATACCGATATGCAAAAGGACTTTATTGTAAACACCATTTCCTCTGTGACATTAGACCCATTAAAAAGCAACACGCCGGTTGTTATTAATGGAATCCACAGCGTTTCAGTGAACGGACAGGATTTGGGACTGGGCGGATATTTAGACATAGGACTCATTGATACCATGAAAGACTTAATGGTTAACTTTGTTGGTGCGGTGATATTCAGCATCATCGGATTTTTCTATGTGAAAAACCGCGGCAAAGGCAAGTTTGCCAAGCGGTTTATCCCAACCATTGACGAAGACGGTAAAAAATAGGATTAATCTGAAACTTGCTTAAAATAAATCATTCCGCTTTTTTCCGCAATTTTTAAATCAGCGCCTGCTAAGGTCAGCTTTTTATTTAGAAATGAGAGGTAGAGCGGAATGATTTTTTCGTCTGTTTCAACATTCCATACCTTTTGTTTCAATTTTAATGTAGTAACCATCTGGTCTTTCTGCCCAAGCAAAAGCTTCATCACTTCAATTTCCTTGTTGCTGAGTTTAAAGGAGGTGCTGCCAACTGAAAGCTCAGAGGTTTCCATGTCTAAAACGAGATTGCCGCAAACAAACCGGCCTTTCTCTGCTGCCCTCTCCCTTGTCAAAACACGAATTCTGGCCAGCAGTTCTCCTATGGAAAACGGTTTTGTGACGTAATCATTTGCACCGGCATCCAACCCTTCAATTTTATCTAAAATGCTATCCTTTGCAGTGAGCAGCAAAACCGGGGTTTTAATCCCGTTTTCTCGTAGAATCTTAAGCGCCTCAATGCCACTCATTTCTTCCATTAAAATGTCAAATATCATTAAATCATAGTCGTTTGCAAGACCCATTTGTGCTGCTATCTTTCCATTGGGAACATCGTCGGTTTCATATCCGTGTTTTCTCAGCATCCTGCTTAAGGATCTTCTTAGATCTTTTTCATCTTCGGCATATAACAGTTTCATGTTTCATTCTCCTTTTGCAATCATGTCGCGGATTGCCTGCATATCTACATCTGCCGACGCCATTTCGTCGGCACAGCGCTTTAGCTCCGAACAGATCAGGTCTTGATTTTGTATATGTTTTTTATATTTCATTTCATGCTCCAGGCTTGCCCAAAAGTCCATTGCAATCGTTCTAAGCTGAATTTCTGCGTTCACTCTTTTACTGCTTTCTGTTGTCCTAACCGGCAGGTTTACCACCAGGTGATAGCTTCTGTAGCCGTTTGGCTTTGGATTTTTAATATAATCCCTTTCAGACAAAATGTTTATATCTTCCTGTTTTTTTAAAGCTTCAGCAATTTGATAAACATCGTCAATAAACCCAACAATCACCCGCAGTCCCGCTATGTCATTTAAATACATTTGAGCAGCCTCCGCAGTTTTCGGCAATTTTTTTCTGAAAAGCTTTCCACAAATGCTTTCATCGGACTTAATACGGCTGTAAATATTCTTTATCGCGTTTCGTTTTTCCCGTATAATAATCTGCCTCTGCATAATC
This region of Congzhengia minquanensis genomic DNA includes:
- a CDS encoding GTP pyrophosphokinase, producing MQESFFDGETMLLYEGAVIELTSRFEIMQRQIIIREKRNAIKNIYSRIKSDESICGKLFRKKLPKTAEAAQMYLNDIAGLRVIVGFIDDVYQIAEALKKQEDINILSERDYIKNPKPNGYRSYHLVVNLPVRTTESSKRVNAEIQLRTIAMDFWASLEHEMKYKKHIQNQDLICSELKRCADEMASADVDMQAIRDMIAKGE
- a CDS encoding response regulator transcription factor, whose protein sequence is MKLLYAEDEKDLRRSLSRMLRKHGYETDDVPNGKIAAQMGLANDYDLMIFDILMEEMSGIEALKILRENGIKTPVLLLTAKDSILDKIEGLDAGANDYVTKPFSIGELLARIRVLTRERAAEKGRFVCGNLVLDMETSELSVGSTSFKLSNKEIEVMKLLLGQKDQMVTTLKLKQKVWNVETDEKIIPLYLSFLNKKLTLAGADLKIAEKSGMIYFKQVSD